The proteins below are encoded in one region of Methylophilales bacterium:
- a CDS encoding CvpA family protein — protein sequence MSFIDIIVLLVLFASLIFGFFRGFVKELLSLMAWAFAFFVAYYFSSSVAIFLPFEAEFSIKYVGSFVLIFIFVLIVSSILIKFLSTFIHKIGLGASNIILGGLFGILRGVIVVYLLIFVIEKTSYAEEASWQHANSIVLIKLLVEKTFPYLPQDWVNNVKYEENSI from the coding sequence ATGTCATTTATCGATATCATAGTTTTACTAGTTTTATTTGCCTCCTTAATTTTTGGTTTTTTTAGGGGTTTTGTTAAGGAGCTACTCAGCCTCATGGCCTGGGCATTTGCTTTCTTTGTGGCGTATTATTTTTCTTCAAGTGTAGCTATATTTCTTCCTTTTGAAGCTGAATTCTCTATAAAGTATGTTGGTAGCTTTGTTCTAATTTTTATTTTCGTTCTAATTGTTTCATCTATATTGATAAAATTTTTAAGTACGTTTATTCATAAAATTGGCTTAGGCGCATCAAATATTATTCTCGGTGGATTGTTTGGTATATTGAGAGGAGTTATTGTTGTTTATTTATTGATTTTTGTTATTGAAAAAACCTCCTACGCTGAAGAAGCATCATGGCAACATGCAAATTCAATAGTTCTTATAAAACTTTTAGTAGAAAAAACATTTCCTTATTTGCCCCAGGACTGGGTTAACAATGTAAAATATGAAGAGAATTCAATCTAG